The Helianthus annuus cultivar XRQ/B chromosome 16, HanXRQr2.0-SUNRISE, whole genome shotgun sequence genome includes a window with the following:
- the LOC110915726 gene encoding F-box/FBD/LRR-repeat protein At1g13570 isoform X1, translating to MKTRSMYKAERMSLDRLPEPVLETILCCLPTEDAARTSILSREWRYKWTTIPNLRFTLRNRTLEPTSDNSSAKKYMNIYDVYRVLLLRQGPIHEFTIVMDDYWQRYNYFEFYQIILHLSRKHTIKKLTLDGHDDLEFIWYKLPESVFTLHHLTDLCLSTFEIDHPSIFKGFGSLQRLDLSYVKISTKTLLHLLSNCPSLKNLSLVSTHLNIWEPGDKCTMNELLKCLPVIEDLTMSGDVSEWLVLDSVPQELPISLIHLKYLCLSQRCLVERYGSSLLLCLLKCSPNLERMYLEMENDLEFSAVKDEEYSDVWLERLNDLQIYFCTDSLETEFVKFILARSPKLKKVTILTHLVDWKRKSKMLKTLLRAPCASEGVIIYHR from the exons atgaaaactAGAAGTATGTACAAAGCTGAACGAATGTCTTTGGATAGGCTTCCTGAGCccgtattagaaaccatcctatgttgTTTACCGACCGAAGACGCAGCAAGGACAAGTATTCTCTCTAGGGAATGGAGGTACAAGTGGACCACTATTCCTAACCTTCGATTTACTTTGCGTAATAGAACTTTGGAGCCAACATCTGACAATTCAAGTGCAAAGAAATACATGAACATATATGATGTATACCGAGTTTTGTTGCTGCGCCAGGGTCCTATACACGAGTTCACCATTGTTATGGATGATTACTGGCAACGTTATAACTATTTTGAATTTTatcagataatacttcatttgtcgagaaaacATACTATCAAGAAACTAACACTTGATGGACATGATGACTTAGAGTTCATTTGGTATAAGTTACCCGAATCTGTTTTTACATTGCATCACTTAACGGACCTCTGTCTTTCTACTTTTGAGATTGACCATCCATCAATATTCAAAGGTTTCGGTAGCCTTCAACGTTTAGACCTGAGTTATGTAAAGATCTCTACAAAaactcttctacatcttttatccaattgtccatcacttaagaACTTGAGTCTGGTAAGTACCCACTTGAACATTTGGGAACCAGGTGATAAATGCACTATGAATGAGCTACTCAAGTGTTTACCTGTGATTGAAGATCTTACTATGTCTGGTGATGTCTCTGAG TGGCTAGTTCTAGACTCGGTTCCGCAAGAGCTTCCAATCTCACTAATCCACCTCAAATACTTATGTTTGAGTCAAAGGTGTCTTGTTGAGCGCTACGGATCAtctcttcttctttgtttgctcaAATGTTCCCCGAACTTGGAGAGAATGTACTTAGAG ATGGAGAACGATCTTGAATTCTCCGCTGTAAAGGATGAAGAATATTCAGATGTTTGGTTGGAGCGTCTGAATGATTTGCAGATTTATTTTTGCACCGACTCGCTTGAGACAGAGTTTGTAAAGTTTATCTTGGCGAGGTCACCTAAGCTGAAGAAGGTGACCATACTCACTCACTTGGTAGATTGGAAGCGAAAGTCAAAGATGTTGAAAACGCTCTTACGAGCGCCATGCGCTTCTGAGGGAGTAATTATTTACCACCGTTAA
- the LOC110915726 gene encoding F-box/FBD/LRR-repeat protein At1g13570 isoform X3, which produces MNIYDVYRVLLLRQGPIHEFTIVMDDYWQRYNYFEFYQIILHLSRKHTIKKLTLDGHDDLEFIWYKLPESVFTLHHLTDLCLSTFEIDHPSIFKGFGSLQRLDLSYVKISTKTLLHLLSNCPSLKNLSLVSTHLNIWEPGDKCTMNELLKCLPVIEDLTMSGDVSEWLVLDSVPQELPISLIHLKYLCLSQRCLVERYGSSLLLCLLKCSPNLERMYLEMENDLEFSAVKDEEYSDVWLERLNDLQIYFCTDSLETEFVKFILARSPKLKKVTILTHLVDWKRKSKMLKTLLRAPCASEGVIIYHR; this is translated from the exons ATGAACATATATGATGTATACCGAGTTTTGTTGCTGCGCCAGGGTCCTATACACGAGTTCACCATTGTTATGGATGATTACTGGCAACGTTATAACTATTTTGAATTTTatcagataatacttcatttgtcgagaaaacATACTATCAAGAAACTAACACTTGATGGACATGATGACTTAGAGTTCATTTGGTATAAGTTACCCGAATCTGTTTTTACATTGCATCACTTAACGGACCTCTGTCTTTCTACTTTTGAGATTGACCATCCATCAATATTCAAAGGTTTCGGTAGCCTTCAACGTTTAGACCTGAGTTATGTAAAGATCTCTACAAAaactcttctacatcttttatccaattgtccatcacttaagaACTTGAGTCTGGTAAGTACCCACTTGAACATTTGGGAACCAGGTGATAAATGCACTATGAATGAGCTACTCAAGTGTTTACCTGTGATTGAAGATCTTACTATGTCTGGTGATGTCTCTGAG TGGCTAGTTCTAGACTCGGTTCCGCAAGAGCTTCCAATCTCACTAATCCACCTCAAATACTTATGTTTGAGTCAAAGGTGTCTTGTTGAGCGCTACGGATCAtctcttcttctttgtttgctcaAATGTTCCCCGAACTTGGAGAGAATGTACTTAGAG ATGGAGAACGATCTTGAATTCTCCGCTGTAAAGGATGAAGAATATTCAGATGTTTGGTTGGAGCGTCTGAATGATTTGCAGATTTATTTTTGCACCGACTCGCTTGAGACAGAGTTTGTAAAGTTTATCTTGGCGAGGTCACCTAAGCTGAAGAAGGTGACCATACTCACTCACTTGGTAGATTGGAAGCGAAAGTCAAAGATGTTGAAAACGCTCTTACGAGCGCCATGCGCTTCTGAGGGAGTAATTATTTACCACCGTTAA
- the LOC110915726 gene encoding F-box/FBD/LRR-repeat protein At1g13570 isoform X4: MNIYDVYRVLLLRQGPIHEFTIVMDDYWQRYNYFEFYQIILHLSRKHTIKKLTLDGHDDLEFIWYKLPESVFTLHHLTDLCLSTFEIDHPSIFKGFGSLQRLDLSYVKISTKTLLHLLSNCPSLKNLSLVSTHLNIWEPGDKCTMNELLKCLPVIEDLTMSGDVSEWLVLDSVPKELPTSLIHLKYLCLNQMCLVGRHGSAFLLCLIKCSPNLEHAHLEMEWGLDFSAVKDEYSDVWLEHLNELDVCFGSNELQTEFVKFILARSPKLKTVSILTVVDRKQDSKMLKTLLRAPRASPGVNIYTWK; encoded by the exons ATGAACATATATGATGTATACCGAGTTTTGTTGCTGCGCCAGGGTCCTATACACGAGTTCACCATTGTTATGGATGATTACTGGCAACGTTATAACTATTTTGAATTTTatcagataatacttcatttgtcgagaaaacATACTATCAAGAAACTAACACTTGATGGACATGATGACTTAGAGTTCATTTGGTATAAGTTACCCGAATCTGTTTTTACATTGCATCACTTAACGGACCTCTGTCTTTCTACTTTTGAGATTGACCATCCATCAATATTCAAAGGTTTCGGTAGCCTTCAACGTTTAGACCTGAGTTATGTAAAGATCTCTACAAAaactcttctacatcttttatccaattgtccatcacttaagaACTTGAGTCTGGTAAGTACCCACTTGAACATTTGGGAACCAGGTGATAAATGCACTATGAATGAGCTACTCAAGTGTTTACCTGTGATTGAAGATCTTACTATGTCTGGTGATGTCTCTGAG TGGCTAGTTCTAGACTCGGTTCCAAAAGAGCTTCCAACCTCACTAATCCACCTCAAATACTTATGTTTGAATCAAATGTGTCTTGTTGGGCGCCACGGATCAGCTTTTCTTCTTTGTTTGATCAAATGTTCCCCGAACTTGGAGCATGCGCACCTAGAG ATGGAGTGGGGTCTAGACTTTTCGGCTGTAAAGGATGAATATTCAGATGTTTGGTTGGAGCATCTGAATGAATTAGATGTCTGTTTTGGCAGCAACGAGCTTCAGACGGAGTTTGTAAAGTTTATATTGGCTAGGTCACCTAAGCTGAAGACGGTGAGCATACTCACTGTGGTTGATCGGAAGCAAGACTCTAAGATGTTAAAAACACTCTTACGGGCCCCGCGTGCGTCCCCTGGAGTAAACATTTACACTTGGAAGTGA
- the LOC110915726 gene encoding F-box/FBD/LRR-repeat protein At1g13570 isoform X6 translates to MMVLKNEPSSDHAPMKLKNESSWQKLINLWQTLIDSGIRAYSVLRFVTVAGVDSICGSLGTGDKCTMNELLKCLPVIEDLTMSGDVSEWLVLDSVPKELPTSLIHLKYLCLNQMCLVGRHGSAFLLCLIKCSPNLEHAHLEMEWGLDFSAVKDEYSDVWLEHLNELDVCFGSNELQTEFVKFILARSPKLKTVSILTVVDRKQDSKMLKTLLRAPRASPGVNIYTWK, encoded by the exons ATGATGGTATTGAAGAACGAACCGTCATCCGATCATGCGCCGATGAAATTGAAGAACGAATCGTCG TGGCAGAAGTTGATTAATTTGTGGCAGACGTTGATTGATTCGGGAATTAGGGCTTATTCAGTTCTTCGATTTGTGACAGTGGCAGGTGTTGATTCGATTTGTGGCAGTTTGGGCACAG GTGATAAATGCACTATGAATGAGCTACTCAAGTGTTTACCTGTGATTGAAGATCTTACTATGTCTGGTGATGTCTCTGAG TGGCTAGTTCTAGACTCGGTTCCAAAAGAGCTTCCAACCTCACTAATCCACCTCAAATACTTATGTTTGAATCAAATGTGTCTTGTTGGGCGCCACGGATCAGCTTTTCTTCTTTGTTTGATCAAATGTTCCCCGAACTTGGAGCATGCGCACCTAGAG ATGGAGTGGGGTCTAGACTTTTCGGCTGTAAAGGATGAATATTCAGATGTTTGGTTGGAGCATCTGAATGAATTAGATGTCTGTTTTGGCAGCAACGAGCTTCAGACGGAGTTTGTAAAGTTTATATTGGCTAGGTCACCTAAGCTGAAGACGGTGAGCATACTCACTGTGGTTGATCGGAAGCAAGACTCTAAGATGTTAAAAACACTCTTACGGGCCCCGCGTGCGTCCCCTGGAGTAAACATTTACACTTGGAAGTGA
- the LOC110918361 gene encoding F-box/FBD/LRR-repeat protein At1g13570, which yields MKTRSMYKAERLSVDRISTLPQPILETILSLLPTEEAARTSILSREWRYKWTNIPNLRFELHASTSELELTPDIESEMKYMDMYDVYRVLLLHQGPIHQLTLVIEDDYREHYDYFELDQIILHLSRNHPVKVLALNGRDDTEDNVWYKLPESIFTLHHLTDLYLSTFDIDHPSVFNGFGGLRNLDLSYVTISTQTLLHVLSNCPSLKTLSLDIWESGDTCTINELLKCLPVIEDLTMSGDVSEWLVLDSVPQELPTSLIHLKSLCLNQMCLTGSFGSAFLLALIKCSPNVERMHLEMEYDLDFSAIKDKYSDFWLEHLSVLGICFGSTDLETEFVKFILARSPRLKKVSILTVVDRKRESKMLKTLLRAPRASPGARITTWRVPKPPRRVATEEC from the exons ATGAAAACTAGAAGTATGTACAAAGCTGAACGATTGTCTGTGGATAGAATCAGCACACTTCCTCAACCcatattagaaaccatcctatctcttttaccaaccgaagaggctGCAAGGACTAGTATTCTTTCAAGGGAATGGAGGTACAAGTGGACCAACATTCCTAACCTTCGGTTTGAATTGCATGCAAGCACTTCCGAGCTAGAGCTAACACCTGACATAGAAAGTGAAATGAAATACATGGACATGTATGATGTATACCGGGTTTTGTTGCTACACCAGGGTCCAATACACCAGCTTACCCTTGTTATTGAAGATGATTACCGGGAACATTACGACTATTTTGAACTTGatcagataatacttcatttgtcgaggaACCATCCTGTCAAGGTACTAGCACTTAATGGACGTGATGACACAGAAGACAACGTTTGGTATAAGTTACCCGAATCTATTTTCACATTGCATCACTTAACGGACCTCTATCTTTCTACTTTTGATATTGACCATCCATCGGTATTCAATGGTTTTGGTGGCCTTCGAAATTTAGACCTGAGTTATGTAACAATCTCTACACAAACTCTTCTACATGTTTTATccaattgtccatcacttaagaccttgagTCTG GATATTTGGGAATCAGGTGATACATGCACTATAAATGAGCTACTCAAGTGTTTACCTGTGATTGAAGATCTTACTATGTCTGGTGATGTCTCTGAG TGGCTAGTTCTAGACTCGGTTCCGCAAGAGCTTCCAACCTCACTAATCCACCTCAAATCATTATGTTTGAATCAAATGTGTCTTACTGGGAGCTTCGGATCAGCTTTTCTTCTTGCTTTGATCAAATGTTCCCCGAACGTGGAGAGAATGCACCTAGAG ATGGAGTACGATTTGGACTTCTCCGCCATAAAGGATAAATATTCAGACTTTTGGTTGGAGCATCTGAGTGTATTGGGTATCTGTTTTGGCAGCACCGATCTTGAGACGGAATTTGTAAAGTTTATATTGGCAAGGTCACCTAGGCTGAAGAAGGTGAGCATACTCACTGTGGTTGATCGGAAGCGAGAGTCTAAGATGTTAAAAACGCTCTTACGGGCCCCCCGCGCGTCTCCGGGAGCAAGAATTACCACTTGGAG GGTTCCAAAGCCACCGAGAAGAGTTGCGACCGAAGAGTGTTAG
- the LOC110915726 gene encoding F-box/FBD/LRR-repeat protein At1g13570 isoform X5, translated as MMVLKNEPSSDHAPMKLKNESSWQKLINLWQTLIDSGIRAYSVLRFVTVAGVDSICGSLGTGDKCTMNELLKCLPVIEDLTMSGDVSEWLVLDSVPQELPISLIHLKYLCLSQRCLVERYGSSLLLCLLKCSPNLERMYLEMENDLEFSAVKDEEYSDVWLERLNDLQIYFCTDSLETEFVKFILARSPKLKKVTILTHLVDWKRKSKMLKTLLRAPCASEGVIIYHR; from the exons ATGATGGTATTGAAGAACGAACCGTCATCCGATCATGCGCCGATGAAATTGAAGAACGAATCGTCG TGGCAGAAGTTGATTAATTTGTGGCAGACGTTGATTGATTCGGGAATTAGGGCTTATTCAGTTCTTCGATTTGTGACAGTGGCAGGTGTTGATTCGATTTGTGGCAGTTTGGGCACAG GTGATAAATGCACTATGAATGAGCTACTCAAGTGTTTACCTGTGATTGAAGATCTTACTATGTCTGGTGATGTCTCTGAG TGGCTAGTTCTAGACTCGGTTCCGCAAGAGCTTCCAATCTCACTAATCCACCTCAAATACTTATGTTTGAGTCAAAGGTGTCTTGTTGAGCGCTACGGATCAtctcttcttctttgtttgctcaAATGTTCCCCGAACTTGGAGAGAATGTACTTAGAG ATGGAGAACGATCTTGAATTCTCCGCTGTAAAGGATGAAGAATATTCAGATGTTTGGTTGGAGCGTCTGAATGATTTGCAGATTTATTTTTGCACCGACTCGCTTGAGACAGAGTTTGTAAAGTTTATCTTGGCGAGGTCACCTAAGCTGAAGAAGGTGACCATACTCACTCACTTGGTAGATTGGAAGCGAAAGTCAAAGATGTTGAAAACGCTCTTACGAGCGCCATGCGCTTCTGAGGGAGTAATTATTTACCACCGTTAA
- the LOC110915726 gene encoding F-box/FBD/LRR-repeat protein At1g13570 isoform X2, with protein sequence MKTRSMYKAERMSLDRLPEPVLETILCCLPTEDAARTSILSREWRYKWTTIPNLRFTLRNRTLEPTSDNSSAKKYMNIYDVYRVLLLRQGPIHEFTIVMDDYWQRYNYFEFYQIILHLSRKHTIKKLTLDGHDDLEFIWYKLPESVFTLHHLTDLCLSTFEIDHPSIFKGFGSLQRLDLSYVKISTKTLLHLLSNCPSLKNLSLVSTHLNIWEPGDKCTMNELLKCLPVIEDLTMSGDVSEWLVLDSVPKELPTSLIHLKYLCLNQMCLVGRHGSAFLLCLIKCSPNLEHAHLEMEWGLDFSAVKDEYSDVWLEHLNELDVCFGSNELQTEFVKFILARSPKLKTVSILTVVDRKQDSKMLKTLLRAPRASPGVNIYTWK encoded by the exons atgaaaactAGAAGTATGTACAAAGCTGAACGAATGTCTTTGGATAGGCTTCCTGAGCccgtattagaaaccatcctatgttgTTTACCGACCGAAGACGCAGCAAGGACAAGTATTCTCTCTAGGGAATGGAGGTACAAGTGGACCACTATTCCTAACCTTCGATTTACTTTGCGTAATAGAACTTTGGAGCCAACATCTGACAATTCAAGTGCAAAGAAATACATGAACATATATGATGTATACCGAGTTTTGTTGCTGCGCCAGGGTCCTATACACGAGTTCACCATTGTTATGGATGATTACTGGCAACGTTATAACTATTTTGAATTTTatcagataatacttcatttgtcgagaaaacATACTATCAAGAAACTAACACTTGATGGACATGATGACTTAGAGTTCATTTGGTATAAGTTACCCGAATCTGTTTTTACATTGCATCACTTAACGGACCTCTGTCTTTCTACTTTTGAGATTGACCATCCATCAATATTCAAAGGTTTCGGTAGCCTTCAACGTTTAGACCTGAGTTATGTAAAGATCTCTACAAAaactcttctacatcttttatccaattgtccatcacttaagaACTTGAGTCTGGTAAGTACCCACTTGAACATTTGGGAACCAGGTGATAAATGCACTATGAATGAGCTACTCAAGTGTTTACCTGTGATTGAAGATCTTACTATGTCTGGTGATGTCTCTGAG TGGCTAGTTCTAGACTCGGTTCCAAAAGAGCTTCCAACCTCACTAATCCACCTCAAATACTTATGTTTGAATCAAATGTGTCTTGTTGGGCGCCACGGATCAGCTTTTCTTCTTTGTTTGATCAAATGTTCCCCGAACTTGGAGCATGCGCACCTAGAG ATGGAGTGGGGTCTAGACTTTTCGGCTGTAAAGGATGAATATTCAGATGTTTGGTTGGAGCATCTGAATGAATTAGATGTCTGTTTTGGCAGCAACGAGCTTCAGACGGAGTTTGTAAAGTTTATATTGGCTAGGTCACCTAAGCTGAAGACGGTGAGCATACTCACTGTGGTTGATCGGAAGCAAGACTCTAAGATGTTAAAAACACTCTTACGGGCCCCGCGTGCGTCCCCTGGAGTAAACATTTACACTTGGAAGTGA